One Chaetodon trifascialis isolate fChaTrf1 chromosome 12, fChaTrf1.hap1, whole genome shotgun sequence DNA window includes the following coding sequences:
- the LOC139339899 gene encoding gamma-crystallin M2-like, with protein MGKIVFFEDKNFQGRSYECSTDCPDLRSYFSRCNSIKVESGCWVLYERPNYTGYQYILSPGEYPDHQQWMGFNDSIKSCRSIKNVYGKSWKIRFYDKQNFGGQAAECVKDCPSVYEALKFQEFHSCVVMDGAWVLYEQPNYHGHQYFLERGEYPSYTDWGAISPAVGSFRMITEF; from the exons ATGGGGAAG ATTGTATTCTTTGAGGATAAGAATTTCCAAGGCCGAAGCTATGAGTGCAGCACTGACTGCCCTGACCTGCGCTCTTACTTCAGTCGCTGCAATTCCATTAAGGTGGAGAGTGGCTGCTGGGTGCTGTACGAGCGTCCCAACTACACTGGCTACCAGTACATCCTGAGCCCTGGGGAATACCCTGATCACCAACAGTGGATGGGATTCAATGATAGCATCAAGTCATGTCGCTCTATCAAAAAT GTGTATGGAAAATCCTGGAAGATCAGATTCTATGACAAGCAGAATTTCGGAGGCCAAGCAGCAGAATGTGTTAAGGATTGCCCATCGGTTTACGAGGCCCTCAAGTTCCAGGAGTTTCACTCCTGTGTGGTGATGGATGGTGCATGGGTCCTCTATGAGCAGCCCAACTACCATGGACATCAGTACTTCCTGGAACGTGGCGAGTACCCCAGCTATACAGACTGGGGTGCCATTTCTCCTGCTGTGGGATCCTTCCGCATGATAACAGAGTTTTAG
- the LOC139339898 gene encoding gamma-crystallin M3-like has protein sequence MGRIIFYEDKNFQGRSYETSSDCAELTSYLSRCNSCRVESGCFMVYERPNYMGHQMLARRGEYPDNQRLMGMSMSDCIRSCRMIPMHRGPFRMRIYEKENFGGQMSEVMDDCDSIQDRYHMSDCQSAHVMDGHWLMYEQPHYRGRMMYLRPGEYRSMRDMGMGPMDMRIGSIRRIMDSC, from the exons ATGGGCAGA atcaTTTTCTATGAGGACAAGAACTTCCAGGGTCGCTCCTATGAGACCAGCAGTGACTGTGCTGAGCTGACCTCCTACTTGAGCCGCTGCAACTCCTGCAGGGTGGAGAGCGGCTGTTTTATGGTCTACGAACGTCCAAACTACATGGGCCACCAGATGCTGGCAAGGAGGGGAGAGTATCCCGACAACCAGCGTCTAATGGGAATGAGCATGAGTGACTGCATCCGTTCCTGCCGCATGATCCCCATG CACAGAGGTCCATTTAGGATGAGGATTTACGAGAAGGAGAACTTTGGAGGTCAGATGTCCGAGGTGATGGACGACTGCGACTCCATCCAAGATCGTTACCATATGTCTGACTGCCAGTCTGCTCATGTGATGGACGGCCACTGGCTAATGTACGAGCAGCCCCACTACAGAGGCAGGATGATGTACCTGAGGCCCGGAGAGTACAGGAGCATGAGAGATATGGGAATGGGTCCCATGGACATGAGGATCGGATCCATTCGGCGTATAATGGACTCCTGTTAG
- the LOC139340056 gene encoding gamma-crystallin M3-like → MTMGRIIFYEDRNFQGRHYETSSDCPELTSYLSRCHSCRVESGCFMVYDRPNYMGNQYFMRRGEYADYMSMMGMSDCIRSCRMIPMHRGSYRMRIYERENFGGQMKELMDDCDNIMDRYRMSDCMSCNVMDGHWLMYEQPHYRGRMMYLRPGEYRSFRDMGMSGMRFMSMRRIMDSCN, encoded by the exons ATGACCATGGGCAGG atcATCTTCTACGAGGACAGGAACTTCCAGGGGCGCCACTATGAAACCAGCAGCGACTGCCCTGAGCTGACCTCCTACCTGAGCAGGTGCCACTCCTGCAGGGTGGAGAGCGGCTGTTTCATGGTCTATGACCGACCCAACTACATGGGAAACCAGTACTTCATGAGGAGGGGCGAGTACGCTGACTACATGAgcatgatgggaatgtcagACTGCATCAGGTCTTGTCGTATGATCCCCATG CACAGAGGATCCTACAGGATGAGGATCTATGAGAGGGAGAACTTTGGTGGTCAGATGAAGGAGCTGATGGACGACTGTGACAACATCATGGACCGCTACCGTATGTCCGACTGCATGTCCTGCAACGTGATGGACGGCCACTGGCTGATGTACGAGCAGCCCCACTACAGAGGCAGGATGATGTACCTGAGGCCTGGAGAGTACAGGAGCTTCAGGGACATGGGCATGAGTGGCATGAGGTTCATGAGCATGAGGCGTATCATGGACTCCTGCAACTAA